One window of Raphanus sativus cultivar WK10039 unplaced genomic scaffold, ASM80110v3 Scaffold0309, whole genome shotgun sequence genomic DNA carries:
- the LOC108844497 gene encoding UDP-galactose/UDP-glucose transporter 5B, giving the protein MAEPETVNGVKENKLWKGVFAVSGIMSTLVIYGVLQEKIMRVPYGLNKEFFKYSLFLVFCNRLTTSAVSAGALLASKKVLDPVAPVYKYCLISVTNILTTTCQYEALKYVSFPVQTLAKCAKMIPVMVWGTLIMQKKYKGFDYLVAFLVTLGCSVFILFPAGDDISPYNKGRENTVWGVSLMAGYLGFDGFTSTFQDKLFKGYNMEIHNQIFYTTLCSCVLSFTGLVLQGHLLLAVDFVSRHRDCLLDIALLSTVATASQFFISYTIRTFGALTFAAIMTTRQLASIMLSCIWFSHPLSWEQCIGSVIVFGSLYAKNLLNNNKKSQTQPQPPQELPQYEKPEGS; this is encoded by the exons ATGGCTGAGCCGGAAACAGTAAACGGAGTGAAGGAGAACAAATTATGGAAAGGTGTATTCGCTGTCTCCGGCATTATGTCCACACTTGTCATCTACGGTGTTCTTCAG GAGAAGATAATGAGAGTTCCTTATGGATTGAACAAAGAGTTCTTTAAGTActctctctttcttgttttCTGCAATCGCCTCACTACTTCTGCTGTCTCTGCTGGTGCTTTACTG gCAAGCAAGAAAGTTTTGGATCCTGTAGCTCCGGTTTACAAGTATTGCCTTATTTCAGTGACTAACATATTAACCACAACATGCCAGTATGAG GCTCTCAAGTATGTGAGCTTCCCAGTCCAAACTCTTGCAAAATGTGCCAAAATGATACCAGTCATG GTATGGGGAACTCTCATCATGCAGAAAAAGTACAAGGGGTTTGACTATCTAGTGGCTTTTTTGGTGACTCTTGGCTGTTCTGTCTTTATCCTTTTCCCG GCTGGAGATGATATTAGTCCGTACAATAAGGGAAGGGAAAATACTGTTTGGGGTGTTTCCCTAATGGCTGGTTATCTCGG GTTTGATGGCTTTACAAGCACGTTCCAAGACAAACTATTTAAAGGATATAATATGGAGATACATAATCAAATATTCTACACCAcactttgttcttgtgttctcaGTTTCACTG GACTTGTATTGCAAGGCCATTTGCTACTAGCTGTTGATTTTGTTTCGCGGCATAGAGACTGTCTACTAGACATCGCTCTGCTTTCCACT GTTGCAACGGCGAGCCAGTTCTTCATTTCTTACACCATTAGAACATTTGGTGCTCTAACATTCGCTGCAATCATGACCACAAGACAG CTTGCAAGCATCATGCTCTCATGCATTTGGTTCTCTCATCCGCTTAGCTGGGAGCAGTGTATTGGATCG GTCATCGTTTTCGGGTCTTTATACGCCAAAAACTTacttaacaacaacaaaaaatcacAAACGCAACCGCAGCCACCTCAAGAACTTCCGCAGTATGAAAAGCCTGAGGGCTCTTAA